In one Tripterygium wilfordii isolate XIE 37 chromosome 22, ASM1340144v1, whole genome shotgun sequence genomic region, the following are encoded:
- the LOC119992001 gene encoding uncharacterized protein LOC119992001, with protein MNRRIRSSHRQSPNRAEPYLRYLKPGALAQIRDSRISARSHRIDLLPQICAHRASPPPSPSINDGQAEVNSIDDLPCFAPRIYGPRCPQRKKLVAAKAVLFSNASISGPVSDSLDSLIEAMSSDNILVAH; from the coding sequence ATGAACAGGAGGATTCGATCCAGTCACAGGCAGTCGCCTAACAGGGCGGAGCCCTATCTCCGATACCTGAAACCTGGCGCTCTTGCCCAAATCAGGGACTCGCGAATTAGTGCCAGATCGCACCGGATAGACTTGCTACCCCAGATCTGTGCCCACCGTGCCTCCCCGCCGCCATCTCCTTCGATTAATGACGGTCAAGCAGAAGTCAACTCGATCGATGACTTACCTTGCTTTGCTCCCAGGATTTATGGCCCGCGGTGTCCGCAACGGAAGAAGCTCGTGGCCGCTAAAGCAGTGCTGTTCTCGAACGCTAGTATTTCTGGTCCGGTTTCTGACTCTCTCGACTCGCTTATAGAGGCTATGAGCAGTGATAACATCCTTGTGGCTCATTGA
- the LOC119991200 gene encoding aconitate hydratase, cytoplasmic-like isoform X2: MRDAMNKLGSDSNKINPLVPVDLVIDHSVQVDVARSANAVQANMELEFQRNKERFAFLKWGSTAFHNMLVVPPGSGIVHQVNLEYLGRVVFNRDDVLYPDSVVGTDSHTTMIDGLGVAGWGVGGIEAEAAMLGQPMSMVLPGVVGFKLSGKLRNGVTATDLVLTVTQMLRKHGVVGKFVEFYGGGMGALSLADRATIANMSPEYGATMGFFPVDHVTLQYLKLTGRSDETVAMIESYLRANKLFVDYNEPQLERVYSSYLQLDLADVEPCISGPKRPHDRVPLRDMKADWHSCLDNKVGFKGFAVPKEVQGKVANFSFHGQPAELKHGDVVIAAITSCTNTSNPSVMLGAGLVAKKACELGLQVKPWIKTSLAPGSGVVTKYLLQSGLQKYLDQQGFNIVGYGCTTCIGNSGDLDESVASAISENDIVAAAVLSGNRNFEGRVHPLTRANYLASPPLVVAYALAGTVDIDFEKEPIGTGKDGRSVYFKEIWPSTEEIAEAVQSSVLPSMFRSTYEAITKGNPMWNQLSVPAATMYSWDPSSTYIHEPPYFKNMTMDPPGPHGVKDAYCLLNFGDSITTDHISPAGSIHKDSPAAKYLLERGVDRKDFNSYGSRRGNDEVMARGTFANIRIVNKLLNGEVGPKTIHIPTGEQLYVFDAAMKYKTAGHDTIILAGAEYGSGSSRDWAAKGPMLLGVKAVIAKSFERIHRSNLVGMGIVPLCFKPGQDADSLGLTGHERYSIDLPSNISDIRPGQDVTVTTDTGKSFTCIARFDTEVELAYFNHGGILPYVIRNLTKQ; the protein is encoded by the exons ATGCGCGATGCCATGAACAAACTTGGCAGTGATTCCAATAAGATCAATCCTTTG GTTCCTGTAGATCTAGTCATTGATCACTCAGTACAAGTTGATGTGGCGAGATCAGCAAATGCAGTGCAGGCAAATATGGAACTTGAATTTCAGAGGAACAAAGAGAGATTTGCCTTTCTTAAGTGGGGCTCTACTGCTTTTCATAACATGCTTGTTGTTCCTCCTGGTTCTGGTATTGTCCATCAG GTTAATCTTGAATATCTTGGACGGGTTGTCTTCAATAGGGATGATGTACTCTACCCAGATAGTGTGGTTGGAACTGATTCTCATACAACCATGATTGATGGGTTAGGAGTAGCTGGGTGGGGAGTTGGAGGTATTGAAGCGGAGGCTGCAATGCTTGGCCAG CCTATGAGCATGGTTTTACCTGGTGTGGTTGGGTTCAAGCTATCTGGAAAGTTACGCAACGGTGTCACAGCTACTGACTTGGTTTTGACCGTGACACAAATGCTACGGAAACATGGTGTTGTCGGCAAATTTGTCGAGTTCTATG GGGGTGGTATGGGTGCTCTGTCATTAGCTGACAGAGCAACAATAGCTAATATGTCACCTGAGTATGGTGCAACCATGGGGTTCTTCCCTGTTGATCACGTTACTTTGCAATATCTCAAATTGACTGGAAGAAGTGATGAAACT GTGGCCATGATAGAATCATATCTCCGAGCAAATAAACTGTTTGTGGACTATAATGAG CCCCAACTAGAGAGAGTGTACTCATCATATCTTCAATTGGACCTTGCGGATGTTGAACCCTGCATATCAGGACCAAAGAG GCCTCATGACCGGGTTCCTTTGAGAGACATGAAGGCAGATTGGCATTCTTGTCTTGATAATAAAGTTGGATTCAAG GGCTTTGCTGTACCAAAAGAGGTGCAGGGAAAAGTGGCCAATTTTTCATTCCATGGTCAGCCAGCAGAGCTCAAGCATGGTGACGTCGTAATTGCTGCAATCACTAGCTGCACCAATACATCCAACCCCAGTGTCATGCTTGGCGCTGGTCTTGTTGCAAAAAAGGCTTGTGAACTTGGTTTACAG GTGAAGCCATGGATAAAGACAAGCCTTGCCCCAGGCTCAGGAGttgttacaaaatatttactcCAGAG TGGATTGCAAAAATACCTAGATCAGCAGGGCTTCAACATTGTTGGTTATGGCTGCACAACATGTATTGGGAACTCTGGTGATTTGGATGAATCAGTTGCCTCTGCTATCTCGGAAAATG ACATTGTTGCAGCAGCTGTGCTCTCTGGCAACCGGAATTTTGAGGGTCGAGTCCATCCTTTGACAAGAGCTAACTACCTTGCTTCACCGCCTCTAGTAGTTGCCTATGCACTTGCTGGCACG GTTGATATTGACTTTGAAAAGGAGCCAATTGGTACGGGGAAGGATGGAAGGAGTGTTTATTTCAAGGAAATATGGCCATCCACAGAAGAAATTGCTGAG GCTGTACAATCAAGTGTGCTTCCTAGCATGTTTAGAAGTACTTATGAGGCTATCACAAAGGGGAATCCCATGTGGAATCAGCTCTCCGTACCAGCAGCTACTATGTACTCATGGGACCCCAGCTCAACCTACATTCATGAGCCTCCTTACTTCAAGAACATGACCATGGATCCTCCTGGACCACATGGAGTGAAGGATGCCTACTGCTTGCTGAACTTCGGTGACAGTATCACAACAGATCACATTTCCCCAGCAGGAAGTATCCACAAAGACAGTCCTGCTGCTAAGTATCTACTTGAGCGCGGGGTGGATCGCAAAGACTTCAATTCTTATGGAAGTCGTCGTGGCAATGATGAAGTGATGGCTAGGGGAACTTTTGCTAATATCCGCATTGTTAACAAGCTTTTGAATGGGGAAGTGGGCCCAAAGACGATTCACATTCCTACAGGAGAGCAACTCTACGTTTTTGATGCAGCAATG AAATATAAGACTGCCGGGCATGATACCATTATTTTGGCTGGAGCCGAGTATGGAAGTGGAAGCTCCAGAGATTGGGCTGCCAAGGGTCCAATGTTGTTG GGAGTTAAAGCTGTGATTGCCAAAAGTTTTGAGAGAATCCATCGTAGTAATTTGGTGGGAATGGGTATAGTTCCACTTTGTTTCAAGCCTGGTCAGGATGCGGACTCGCTAGGGTTGACTGGTCATGAGCGTTATTCCATTGATCTTCCAAGCAACATCAGTGACATAAGGCCTGGTCAAGATGTGACAGTTACAACCGACACTGGGAAGTCTTTTACCTGCATTGCCCGCTTTGATACTgag GTAGAATTGGCTTATTTCAACCATGGAGGTATACTTCCATATGTTATCCGCAACCTGACAAAACAGTAA
- the LOC119992195 gene encoding uncharacterized protein LOC119992195, translating to MGNCFTSNKIQVQEETIDPQVLQGSRSEIKKNVEGENIKKKKMVRFKLQEQGSCVDEGGHGQSKDGAVRIRVLLTKEELKQILNCKQGFKDSSLEQFLNVMKLRKRIGILEARRSDGGFNGNWRPTLESIPEDL from the coding sequence ATGGGAAATTGCTtcacaagcaacaaaattcaGGTACAGGAAGAGACGATTGACCCACAAGTGCTTCAAGGGTCCAGATCAGAAATCAAGAAGAATGTTGAAGGtgagaatatcaagaagaagaagatggtgagGTTCAAATTACAAGAACAAGGGAGCTGTGTTGATGAAGGCGGCCATGGCCAGTCTAAAGATGGTGCGGTGAGGATTAGAGTCTTATTAACAAAAGAAGAGTTGAAACAGATTCTGAATTGCAAGCAGGGTTTCAAGGACTCTTCTTTGGAGCAATTCTTAAATGTAATGAAGTTGAGAAAGAGAATAGGTATTCTTGAAGCCAGAAGAAGTGATGGAGGCTTCAATGGCAATTGGAGGCCTACTTTGGAGAGCATTCCAGAGGATCTCTAA
- the LOC119991200 gene encoding aconitate hydratase, cytoplasmic-like isoform X1, which yields MYITASTSASSLLRASRARFSCSLSSSLSLSRGSVSPPPKLSPPFTSHRSLSFSSSVRSIRYSLPRWSHGVDWRSPGSLRSQIRAVAPVIERFQRKIATMAPEHPFKGILTSLPKPGGGEFGKFYSLPALNDPRIEKLPYSIRILLESAIRNCDNFQVTKEDVEKIIDWETTSPKQVEIPFKPARVLLQDFTGVPAVVDLACMRDAMNKLGSDSNKINPLVPVDLVIDHSVQVDVARSANAVQANMELEFQRNKERFAFLKWGSTAFHNMLVVPPGSGIVHQVNLEYLGRVVFNRDDVLYPDSVVGTDSHTTMIDGLGVAGWGVGGIEAEAAMLGQPMSMVLPGVVGFKLSGKLRNGVTATDLVLTVTQMLRKHGVVGKFVEFYGGGMGALSLADRATIANMSPEYGATMGFFPVDHVTLQYLKLTGRSDETVAMIESYLRANKLFVDYNEPQLERVYSSYLQLDLADVEPCISGPKRPHDRVPLRDMKADWHSCLDNKVGFKGFAVPKEVQGKVANFSFHGQPAELKHGDVVIAAITSCTNTSNPSVMLGAGLVAKKACELGLQVKPWIKTSLAPGSGVVTKYLLQSGLQKYLDQQGFNIVGYGCTTCIGNSGDLDESVASAISENDIVAAAVLSGNRNFEGRVHPLTRANYLASPPLVVAYALAGTVDIDFEKEPIGTGKDGRSVYFKEIWPSTEEIAEAVQSSVLPSMFRSTYEAITKGNPMWNQLSVPAATMYSWDPSSTYIHEPPYFKNMTMDPPGPHGVKDAYCLLNFGDSITTDHISPAGSIHKDSPAAKYLLERGVDRKDFNSYGSRRGNDEVMARGTFANIRIVNKLLNGEVGPKTIHIPTGEQLYVFDAAMKYKTAGHDTIILAGAEYGSGSSRDWAAKGPMLLGVKAVIAKSFERIHRSNLVGMGIVPLCFKPGQDADSLGLTGHERYSIDLPSNISDIRPGQDVTVTTDTGKSFTCIARFDTEVELAYFNHGGILPYVIRNLTKQ from the exons ATGTATATAACGGCTTCTACGTCTGCCTCTTCACTCCTCAGAGCTTCGAGGGCGAGATTCTCCTGTTCTCTTTCATCCTCACTTTCACTGTCTAGAGGTTCTGTTTCTCCGCCTCCTAAACTCTCTCCTCCTTTTACTAGTCACCGATCTCTCAGCTTCTCCTCTTCGGTTCGATCCATCCGGTACTCCCTTCCGCGGTGGAGCCACGGTGTCGATTGGAGGTCTCCGGGAAGTCTTCGTTCTCAGATCAGAGCCGTCGCTCCTGTGATCGAACGTTTCCAACGAAAGATCGCCACTATGG CTCCCGAACATCCTTTTAAAGGAATTTTGACAAGTCTTCCAAAGCCAGGAGGTGGAGAATTTGGAAAGTTCTACAGCCTGCCTGCTCTCAACGACCCAAGGATTG AAAAGCTACCATACTCTATCAGAATCCTCCTTGAATctgcaattcgtaattgtgacAACTTCCAAGTCACGAAAGAAGATGTCGAGAAGATCATTGATTGGGAAACTACGTCTCCAAAGCAAGTCGAAATTCCCTTCAAACCTGCTCGTGTACTCTTGCAG GATTTTACTGGAGTACCAGCAGTAGTTGACCTTGCTTGCATGCGCGATGCCATGAACAAACTTGGCAGTGATTCCAATAAGATCAATCCTTTG GTTCCTGTAGATCTAGTCATTGATCACTCAGTACAAGTTGATGTGGCGAGATCAGCAAATGCAGTGCAGGCAAATATGGAACTTGAATTTCAGAGGAACAAAGAGAGATTTGCCTTTCTTAAGTGGGGCTCTACTGCTTTTCATAACATGCTTGTTGTTCCTCCTGGTTCTGGTATTGTCCATCAG GTTAATCTTGAATATCTTGGACGGGTTGTCTTCAATAGGGATGATGTACTCTACCCAGATAGTGTGGTTGGAACTGATTCTCATACAACCATGATTGATGGGTTAGGAGTAGCTGGGTGGGGAGTTGGAGGTATTGAAGCGGAGGCTGCAATGCTTGGCCAG CCTATGAGCATGGTTTTACCTGGTGTGGTTGGGTTCAAGCTATCTGGAAAGTTACGCAACGGTGTCACAGCTACTGACTTGGTTTTGACCGTGACACAAATGCTACGGAAACATGGTGTTGTCGGCAAATTTGTCGAGTTCTATG GGGGTGGTATGGGTGCTCTGTCATTAGCTGACAGAGCAACAATAGCTAATATGTCACCTGAGTATGGTGCAACCATGGGGTTCTTCCCTGTTGATCACGTTACTTTGCAATATCTCAAATTGACTGGAAGAAGTGATGAAACT GTGGCCATGATAGAATCATATCTCCGAGCAAATAAACTGTTTGTGGACTATAATGAG CCCCAACTAGAGAGAGTGTACTCATCATATCTTCAATTGGACCTTGCGGATGTTGAACCCTGCATATCAGGACCAAAGAG GCCTCATGACCGGGTTCCTTTGAGAGACATGAAGGCAGATTGGCATTCTTGTCTTGATAATAAAGTTGGATTCAAG GGCTTTGCTGTACCAAAAGAGGTGCAGGGAAAAGTGGCCAATTTTTCATTCCATGGTCAGCCAGCAGAGCTCAAGCATGGTGACGTCGTAATTGCTGCAATCACTAGCTGCACCAATACATCCAACCCCAGTGTCATGCTTGGCGCTGGTCTTGTTGCAAAAAAGGCTTGTGAACTTGGTTTACAG GTGAAGCCATGGATAAAGACAAGCCTTGCCCCAGGCTCAGGAGttgttacaaaatatttactcCAGAG TGGATTGCAAAAATACCTAGATCAGCAGGGCTTCAACATTGTTGGTTATGGCTGCACAACATGTATTGGGAACTCTGGTGATTTGGATGAATCAGTTGCCTCTGCTATCTCGGAAAATG ACATTGTTGCAGCAGCTGTGCTCTCTGGCAACCGGAATTTTGAGGGTCGAGTCCATCCTTTGACAAGAGCTAACTACCTTGCTTCACCGCCTCTAGTAGTTGCCTATGCACTTGCTGGCACG GTTGATATTGACTTTGAAAAGGAGCCAATTGGTACGGGGAAGGATGGAAGGAGTGTTTATTTCAAGGAAATATGGCCATCCACAGAAGAAATTGCTGAG GCTGTACAATCAAGTGTGCTTCCTAGCATGTTTAGAAGTACTTATGAGGCTATCACAAAGGGGAATCCCATGTGGAATCAGCTCTCCGTACCAGCAGCTACTATGTACTCATGGGACCCCAGCTCAACCTACATTCATGAGCCTCCTTACTTCAAGAACATGACCATGGATCCTCCTGGACCACATGGAGTGAAGGATGCCTACTGCTTGCTGAACTTCGGTGACAGTATCACAACAGATCACATTTCCCCAGCAGGAAGTATCCACAAAGACAGTCCTGCTGCTAAGTATCTACTTGAGCGCGGGGTGGATCGCAAAGACTTCAATTCTTATGGAAGTCGTCGTGGCAATGATGAAGTGATGGCTAGGGGAACTTTTGCTAATATCCGCATTGTTAACAAGCTTTTGAATGGGGAAGTGGGCCCAAAGACGATTCACATTCCTACAGGAGAGCAACTCTACGTTTTTGATGCAGCAATG AAATATAAGACTGCCGGGCATGATACCATTATTTTGGCTGGAGCCGAGTATGGAAGTGGAAGCTCCAGAGATTGGGCTGCCAAGGGTCCAATGTTGTTG GGAGTTAAAGCTGTGATTGCCAAAAGTTTTGAGAGAATCCATCGTAGTAATTTGGTGGGAATGGGTATAGTTCCACTTTGTTTCAAGCCTGGTCAGGATGCGGACTCGCTAGGGTTGACTGGTCATGAGCGTTATTCCATTGATCTTCCAAGCAACATCAGTGACATAAGGCCTGGTCAAGATGTGACAGTTACAACCGACACTGGGAAGTCTTTTACCTGCATTGCCCGCTTTGATACTgag GTAGAATTGGCTTATTTCAACCATGGAGGTATACTTCCATATGTTATCCGCAACCTGACAAAACAGTAA